The Agelaius phoeniceus isolate bAgePho1 chromosome 2, bAgePho1.hap1, whole genome shotgun sequence region TGCAGCGCCAGGTCCAGCGCCCCGAAGAGCACCCGGCAGGCCGGGCACGACACGTTCCGCCAGCCCcagcgcggcgccgccgccgccagctgctccccggggccgggcggcgacCCCGCCGACACCGGCAGCGCCAGCAGCGCCGCCAGGGCCagtgccagggccagggccaaCGGTGGCAGCGGTGGCAGCGATGGCCCCGGTGGGCGCGGTGTCAGCTTTGGCCGCGGGGAgcgcgggggcagcggggcccgAGCCCCGGCCGCCATGGCCGAGGagaggggcggggccggctcgGGGGCGGGGCCGAGCAACGCCATTTATGGGTGAGGGGGCGGGGCAAGGGCGCAAAGGGAGGGGCCAAGGTCGGGGCAgggcccgcccccggcgccaTGGCCGAGCGAGGCGGGGGCGTGGCCGACAGGGAGGCGCGACCAGTGTCCGCGGGGATGGGGCGTGGCCACCTGGGGCGGGGACCGTATGCAAATGAGGGAGCCGGGCCTACGTAAGGCGCGCGGGGCACGGTGGGAGATGGAGTCCTGGGGTTGGCGACGCTCCCCAGGGTCCCACTCCCCTGGGGTCCCCTCCGCTGTGTGCGGTCGGCCCCCCCCGCTCCggggctgcactgggtgcaCCGGGCCCGGGCGTCCCATCCCCAGCTGCCGCCGGGCTCAGCAGTTCCCGCAGCGGAGGGTCCCAGCCCGCAGCCCCCGAGCCTCGCGCGGTGCCGACCCCCCGTCCCGCCCGGTTCTGCCCCGCGGAGGCTCCGTGCCGGCGGGCAGGAGCGCTGGGAGCAGCGGCGCAGATGGGCACGGGGTCAGTTTATTGTGGCCGTAGCCGGGGAGCAGCGCGGGGAGACCccgggctgagctgggctgggtgcctcgccctccctgagcctccccctgcccggccccggggctcctcccgcccgcccctcgccccCACCCCgccggggctcggggccgcTGGGATGGAGCGGGGGGTGCCGGGCAAGCGTGTCCCGGGAGCGCGGGCGGGCGGCTGGGGGTGCAGCGGAGTGGGGCACGGGGGTGCCGGCAGGGCAGGGGTTCATGCTCGGGGTGTCCTGGTGGGGGTGTCCAGCtcggggggggcggggggggggcaGGCACTGGTGTTAGGGTCCCTAAGGGGGGCTAGCTCGGGGGTCCCAGGCTGCTGAGGATGCTGTAGCTGAGCTTGGGGAGAGAGGGGTTGGCCATGGGGGCTCGTGGGGGTCCCGCTCTCGGGGGGCCCAGGCACCGGTGttggggggctcggggggtTCCAGCTCGGGGGGCGGCTCAGGGGGGTCCCAGGCTGCTGACGGTGGTGTAGCTGAACTTGGAGAGCGAGGCGCTGGCCATGGGCGGCTCGTCctcgggcgggcggcgggggcagGCGCGGCGGCAGCCCCAGCCCGCGCAGGTGGCCCCGAAGGCCTTTCGGAAGCGGCGGTTCATGAAGCAGTAGATGAGGGGGTTGGCGCAGGCCGAGGTGTAGGACAGCAGGTGGATGAAGGCGATGGGCGTGCCCGAGAGCGCCCGCTGCGCTGCCCGCGGGGAGAAGGCGCGCCAGGTGTTGGCGGCGAAGATGGGCAGCCAGCAGAGGAAGAACATGGCCACGATGACCACCAGCATGCGGATCACCCGCCGCTTGGCCGCCAGCTGCGCCCCTGAGCTGTTGATGCGGGCCCGGTCCTGCTGCGCGGCCGCCCCCAGCGCCCGCAGCTCCAGCGCCGCGCCCGGCCGGGACAGCTGCAGGTAGCAGCCGTCACCCTCGTCGCAGCTGGGCGCTGGGTCCCCCCCGGTGCCACGCTGGGCTGTGGAGTGAGGAGGCATGGTCACGGTcatggcactgcagggacacgCTGCACCCCAACACCGCGGGAACGTCCTCCAGGAGGATGGGATGGGTTGCAGGGGACACAGAAATGGCCGTGGCACCACAGGGATGTGCTGCACCCCGAGGCTACCAGGAGGTCCTTGGGAAAAGGGGTGTCCCTGAGGAGCACACCGCTGTGGGAGCAGGGGtgagggctcagccctgcctctgctgctggggtgggCACTCTGCCCACACACAAGCCATGCCAAGTGTCACCCGCAGTGTCACTCCCGCCCCATCCCTCACCTGCCACGTCCCTCTTGACGTCCAGTTCGAAGCGGATGCCCCGGTAGAGCTCGCGGGAGATGAGCCCGTACGCCACCGTCATCACCACGCCCGGGATGAAGAAGAGCACGAGGAGCAGCAGCACGTACCTGGGACAGGTGGCCTGGTCACCCGGCGTCCCCTCGGGCCCCGTCCCCCCTGGGTGCCCGGACTCACCAGAGCTGCCGGACGCGCTCGCTGGGCCAGTGGTGCGTGCACTgcgcgggcggcgggcgcggcgcggcgggccGGGTGCTGCTGTACACGGCGTAGGGCAGCATCAGCAGCGCCGCCAGCGCCCAGGTGCCCACGATGACGCGGCACGCGTGGGACCGCGTCTGCCAGGCGCGGGACTGCAGCGGGTTGCAGATGGCACTGTAGCGCTCGATGGCGATGGCCACGAGGCTGAAGGTGGACACGGCCACCGAGACCCCTGCGGGCAGCGGGGAGTGTCAGTGGGCACGGTGTGACCCTGCAGGCCCTCAGCTCCTCCCGAAGCCCCCCTGTGCTGCGCTCCGTGCGCCCAGGGGTGGGGATAACCCCCAGGTATCCACGGGGTATGGACGAGCCCCCTCCCTGCGCCCCCCGTACCGACAAGGCAGGGATGAGGCCCCCCTGCCGTGCCCCACCCCACCCAGGAGAGGGGACAAGGCCCTGTGTGCCCCACCCAGGACAGGGGACAAACCCCCGTGTGTCCCACCCCACCCAGGAGAGGGGACAAGCCCCCACTGTGCCCCACCCAGGAGAAGGGACAAGCCCTGTGTACCCCACCCAGGAGAGGGGacgagccctgtgtgccccaccCAGGAGAGGGGACGAGCCCCGTGTGCCCCACCCCACTCAGGAGAGGGGACAAGCCCTGTATGCCCCACCCCACCCAGGAGACGGGACAAGACCCCGTGTGTCCCACCCAGGAGAGGGGAcaagccctgtgtgccccaccCCACCCATGAGAGGGGACGAGCCCCCCCTGTGCCCCACCCAGGAGAGGGGACAAGCCCCTGCCGCGTGTCCCACCCTACCCATGAGGTAGGCCACGAGCTTGCAGACGACGTCGCCGAAGATGAAGGCGCCCATGAGGCCGGGCAGCAGGGTGAAGGGCATGCAGCACAGCGCCAGCAGCAGGTCGCTCagggccagggacagcaggaagcAGTTGGTGACGGTGCGCAGCCGCCGGTTCAGCGCCAGCACGGCCACCACCAGCGCGTTGCCCCCGACGCTCAGCACGAAGATCAGCACGTAGAGCACCACGCGCACCGCCACGTCCAGCTCTGCGGGCACGGCGCTGCGCTGGCACCCCGGGGCACCCCGAGGGCAGCCCGGTGGCACCCTAGAGGGCACTGTGAAAGCACTCCCGAGGCCACCACACAGACACCCCCATGGCACCCCGAGGGCAGCCCGGTGGCCCCCCAGACACGCTGTGAGGGCACCCCAAAGGCGCCCCCGCACAGGCCCGGGCACCGGGACACCGGGGCTCCGGCGTGGGCTCGGTGGACACCCACCAGATGAGTGCATCGTTTCCCCCCGTGCGGCAGCCGCCGGCATTCGGGGTGAACCCCCCGCCCCTCCGATCAGTTCCCTGAGGCTGAGGGACCCTCATCCAGGTGGGTGCCCCCATCCTGCCCACCCTCCGCCTCGGTGCTGAGCGCGGGGACCGGGCACGTCCTGCCCGGAGAGCGGAGTGACACCGGAGCAGGGGCCCCagccggggctgggctggggtcgTCCCAGTCGAGGGTCCAGCTGGAGGTCCCGGCCCCGGCAGTGGGACAGGGGTGCGGGGCGGGCGCTGGCTGTGTCCGTGGCGTCCCTGTCGGAGTCCTCTCCGCCCTCCCGCTGCCACCGGCACAGCCCGGCGTGTTCCCTCCGGCAGCGCCGAGATCCGCATCGGAACCGCTGGGCAGCGCCGGGGCCACCGAGCCCGCGGGGATCGGGACGATGGTGCCGGCTGAGGAGGGGCACGGCGGGGACGGGGCGGCACCGCTCGGGGGCCGGGGGAACGGGAGCGGCGGGCACCGGGGCGGCACGGCGGGACGGAGCGGGATTGTACCGGCGTGCCGGGGAGCGCAGGGCCGGGCACGAACGGGGGAGGGGGTCCCTTCCCGGGTCCATCCCGCTCCTTCCCGCTGCACCCGCTCTCACCTCTGGGCGCCGGGGGCCCGCGGAGGCCCCTGCGGAGGAGGTCGCAGACCGAGCCGTTGGTCCCGTTGCCGGTGTCGGTGCCGGGTCCGTTGCCGGTGCCGTTCCCGGAGCGGCAGAGCATCTCCTGCAGCGACTCGTTGAGGGGCCGGGGGTCCATGGCGGGGACCCCCCCGCCTCCCCCCGCCCCTCCTCCGGCAGGAGGCAGCGGGAAGGAGCAGGCACCGGGAGGCTCCGGGAGGGACGAGGCTCCGATCCGCTCGGAGCCGCCGGTGGATAAGCGGGGGCGGCGcccggcgcggggcgggccgggggcggggggcggtggcggcggcggggggagcCCGGGGGGCGCGGGGGAGGCGGGAACAGGGGGAGCCCGGGACGGGGTGGGGGGGGACGGGCGGGGCCATGGAGAGCACCGGGAGCGGGGCTCGGGGGGTACCGGGCTGCAGCCGAGTCCCGGGCGGGTCGGGCAGCTTGGGGGGCTCGCAGGGAGCGCTCCTGAGGCACCGGGCGACGGCCGCCACCGCGGGGTCTGTCACCGCGTCCCTGCGGCTGCCCCGGgacggcccggcccggccggagGTCCCAAGCTGCTCACGGCCCCGAAACTCCGTGACCCTGACCCGTCCCCATCCCGGCTCCTTCCTCTCCCGGTGCCGCAGCAGCAGCTGTCGGTGTCACCCACAACAGTGGCCgctgctgtgtccccctccagTCACCCCTCAGTCCCGCGGCACCCCCGCCCCTCGTGGGACCCCCTGAGCCCCGGGGACATCGTGTGCCCCTGTGGATCTCTGTGCCCCGGAGGGACCCcgtgccctgggcagagcctgcGCCCTGCCGGCACCGTAGATGCCACTGGGGCCTCGTGTCCCAATCCGCCTCCGTGCCCGGGGCGGCCCCTGTGCCCTGAGGGGACCCTCTGCCATGGGGATGCTATGTGCCCTGAGGGGAGCCTGTGCCACGGGGCCATACATGCCACGGGGACCTCGTGCCCCAATGCGACCCCGTGCTCTGAGGGACCTCTGCACCGTGGGGCTACCGTGTGCTTTGGGAGGACCTGGCATGTCACTGGGACCCTGTGCTCCATGGGGACTGTGTGCCCTGTGGGGACCCTGTGCCTTGGAGGGGCCCTGCACCCCGGTGGGACCCCGTccttctgcagagcctggggcatCCTGCACCTCGGAGGGACCCTGTGTCCTGGAGGGACCGTGTGCCCTGAGGACAGCCTGTGCCTCGGTTAAACCCTGCACTCTGGGGGGGCTCTGTCCGCCGGTAGGACCCTGTGGGCcagcaggctgctgtgctgaggccgttcctgctgctctgtctgCCCGCGCGGCTCCGTCCCGCCCCGCCCTGTCCCGCCCCGCTCCATCCCGCACCGCCCTGTCCCGCACGGCTCCGTCCCGCAGCTGCAGCCGTCCCTCGAGGCGCCGGACGCGCAGGGCCATGCGCAGGGCACtggcctccagctgtgccagcagccgcgCTGCCCGCGTctggagcccctccagggccGCCTCCAGCCCCCGCAGCCGCCGCTCCGCCTCGGCCTCggccgccagcgccgccgccTCAGCCCCGGTGTCCAGCTGGCCCATGCggagcagcagctcccggcCCTTGGCCTCCATGGCAGCGCGGGCGCTGGGGAACTCGGCCAGCACCTCCGCCAGGTCCTCCTTGCCCAGGCAGAACAGGTCCGAGTAGCCGATGCTCAGGATGTTGGCCGTGCGCCGGTTCCCGGCCATGTTGCCTGCGGGGCGGGGGCCATGAGCCCGAGGGGAGCGCGGGGCAGCAGCATCGGGGCGCGGTGCGCAGCTCACCCTTGATGTTGATGAGGCTGATCTCGCCGAAGTAGAGCCCCTCGCCCAGCACGGCCAGCTGCGTGACGCCGTCCGCGGCCAGCACGGCCAGGCGGCCCTCGCGGATGAAGTACATCTCTCGGCCCACGTCCCCGCGCCGGCACACGAACTCGCCGGGCCCGAACACCTGCGGTCGCAGGCGCAGCACCAGCTGCCGCAGCACGCCGCGCTCCCAGCCGCGGAACAGCCCCACACGCTGCAGGGCCGCCAGGTGCACGCTGGCCGCCACCTCGGCGCGCAGCCCCCGCggcaggtgctgcaggaccCGCCACTCGGCCGGCAGCTTGCGCTGCGCCCGCAGGTGCTGGTGCCAGCGCGCCACCCGCGCCGCCagccgcccgcccgcgccccgCGCCCGCAGGTACCGCCGCACCGGGCCCGCCTCGGGGTACAAGGCGCTGGCGGCCGAGCTGAGGTTGACGATGACGGTGCTGATGCTGCCGGTGATGGTGGCGAAGCCCAGCACGGCCAGGAGGAAGCCGGCggtgaggaagaggagctcTTCCTCGCGCTGTGCGGCCGGCGTGTCCCCCACCATGGCCAGCACCAGCGTGGAGATGTAGAAGCTGTGCAGGTAGCGGCGCAGCAGCCGGGGGA contains the following coding sequences:
- the CCKBR gene encoding gastrin/cholecystokinin type B receptor isoform X1: MDPRPLNESLQEMLCRSGNGTGNGPGTDTGNGTNGSVCDLLRRGLRGPPAPRELDVAVRVVLYVLIFVLSVGGNALVVAVLALNRRLRTVTNCFLLSLALSDLLLALCCMPFTLLPGLMGAFIFGDVVCKLVAYLMGVSVAVSTFSLVAIAIERYSAICNPLQSRAWQTRSHACRVIVGTWALAALLMLPYAVYSSTRPAAPRPPPAQCTHHWPSERVRQLWYVLLLLVLFFIPGVVMTVAYGLISRELYRGIRFELDVKRDVAAQRGTGGDPAPSCDEGDGCYLQLSRPGAALELRALGAAAQQDRARINSSGAQLAAKRRVIRMLVVIVAMFFLCWLPIFAANTWRAFSPRAAQRALSGTPIAFIHLLSYTSACANPLIYCFMNRRFRKAFGATCAGWGCRRACPRRPPEDEPPMASASLSKFSYTTVSSLGPP
- the CCKBR gene encoding gastrin/cholecystokinin type B receptor isoform X2, with product MAPPVPPHPVPGSPCSRLPRAPRAPPAAATAPRPRPAPRRAPPPLIHRRLRADRSLVPPGASRCLLLPAASCRRRGGGRRGGPRHGPPAPQRVAAGDALPLRERHRQRTRHRHRQRDQRLGLRPPPQGPPRAPGAQRVPPGCPRGAPGCQRSAVPAELDVAVRVVLYVLIFVLSVGGNALVVAVLALNRRLRTVTNCFLLSLALSDLLLALCCMPFTLLPGLMGAFIFGDVVCKLVAYLMGVSVAVSTFSLVAIAIERYSAICNPLQSRAWQTRSHACRVIVGTWALAALLMLPYAVYSSTRPAAPRPPPAQCTHHWPSERVRQLWYVLLLLVLFFIPGVVMTVAYGLISRELYRGIRFELDVKRDVAAQRGTGGDPAPSCDEGDGCYLQLSRPGAALELRALGAAAQQDRARINSSGAQLAAKRRVIRMLVVIVAMFFLCWLPIFAANTWRAFSPRAAQRALSGTPIAFIHLLSYTSACANPLIYCFMNRRFRKAFGATCAGWGCRRACPRRPPEDEPPMASASLSKFSYTTVSSLGPP